Proteins from a genomic interval of Longimicrobium sp.:
- a CDS encoding DUF5916 domain-containing protein: MSRRRRCTPLLAAWASLAPISLAAQAPAPDEHAGRPRAVAVETAAPITLDGALDEAAWSGGVPATGFRQQEPDEGRPATQETEVRFAYDARALYVGARMYDSLGARGVRTRLVRRDQVAEADRLQLVFDTYHDHAGRTVFTVNPSGVKGDAGQASPGADPSWDPVWDYVARVDSLGWTAEIRIPWSQLRFGRDTAQLWGMQVWRWVERLGETTMWAFWGRREAGGPHRFGHLEGIVVRDRPRGVELVPYVLARASDVTPTEPGSPFQAERRYGARTGADARLLLGSSFTLSVTVNPDFGQVEQDPAVVNLSAFESYFAEKRPFFVEESGLLFFGGFSCFTCSNASGMNVFYSRRIGRAPQGAVQGDYRFREVPRATRLLGAARLTGRAPGGWQVALLEAVTAREAALVQDTLGVRGEVAVEPLTSYWLGRVRRTTGGGRFTWGAMATSVLRRFGEDDGPLRAQLPAHAEALGFDWTLATRGNGYSLMGNFVLSSVAGDSLAIARLQRSSARYFQRPDRRGGGGGVFPDEYDTSAEALRGFGGYLRASRDQGAWRWEAMVNYRSPGFEVNDLAFLTRADYVWMAANLQHRWTRPGSWYRGATWVGGGQQQYNFDGDRTDLQLHSNASAQLRNYWTVSLYGHYRPSVIDDRMTRGGAAVRRAWSWYVSPEVSTDPRRAVVLEVNPVRARWGDRSSYWRMTASLRWKPAAGAELAFAPSFSAMNDMGQYVEQFQDPSASAFYGRRAVFAEMRQRTLSLGTRLNWTFTPELTLELFAQPFVSAGSYTGFQEYVRPRSGARAYFDTLQVRVAARDSGGRPARYRLDPDRDPATADFDFADPDFRVRSLRGSAVLRWEYRPGSTLFFVWQQERSGTDGVGDFDARRDLGEIFRRHADNVFVVKATYWLGR; the protein is encoded by the coding sequence ATGTCCCGCAGACGCCGCTGCACCCCGCTGCTCGCCGCCTGGGCCTCGCTCGCGCCCATCTCGCTCGCCGCGCAGGCGCCCGCGCCGGACGAGCACGCCGGGCGGCCCCGGGCGGTGGCCGTCGAGACCGCCGCGCCGATCACCCTGGACGGCGCGCTGGACGAGGCCGCGTGGAGCGGCGGGGTGCCGGCCACGGGCTTCCGCCAGCAGGAGCCCGACGAGGGGCGGCCCGCCACGCAGGAGACGGAGGTGCGCTTCGCCTACGACGCCCGGGCGCTCTACGTCGGCGCGCGCATGTACGACTCGCTCGGCGCGCGCGGGGTGCGCACCCGCCTGGTCCGCCGCGACCAGGTCGCCGAGGCAGACCGGCTCCAGCTCGTCTTCGACACCTACCACGACCACGCGGGCCGCACCGTCTTCACCGTGAACCCGTCCGGGGTGAAGGGAGACGCGGGGCAGGCCTCGCCGGGCGCCGACCCGTCGTGGGACCCGGTGTGGGACTACGTCGCGCGCGTCGACTCGCTGGGATGGACGGCGGAGATCCGCATCCCCTGGAGCCAGCTCCGCTTCGGGCGCGACACGGCCCAGCTCTGGGGGATGCAGGTCTGGCGCTGGGTGGAGCGCCTGGGCGAGACCACGATGTGGGCGTTCTGGGGGCGGCGGGAGGCGGGCGGCCCCCACCGCTTCGGGCACCTGGAGGGGATCGTCGTCCGCGACCGTCCGCGGGGCGTCGAGCTCGTCCCCTACGTGCTGGCGCGGGCCAGCGACGTGACACCCACGGAGCCGGGGAGCCCGTTCCAGGCGGAGCGCCGCTACGGCGCGCGGACGGGCGCCGACGCGCGCCTCCTCCTGGGGAGCAGCTTCACCCTGTCGGTCACCGTCAACCCCGACTTCGGCCAGGTGGAGCAGGACCCGGCCGTGGTGAACCTGTCGGCGTTCGAGAGCTACTTCGCCGAGAAGCGCCCCTTCTTCGTGGAGGAGAGCGGGCTCCTGTTCTTCGGGGGGTTCAGCTGCTTCACCTGCAGCAACGCGAGCGGGATGAACGTCTTCTACTCCCGCCGCATCGGCCGGGCGCCGCAGGGCGCCGTGCAGGGTGACTACCGCTTCCGGGAGGTTCCCCGCGCCACGCGCCTCCTCGGCGCCGCCCGGCTCACCGGGCGCGCCCCGGGCGGGTGGCAGGTCGCCCTCCTGGAGGCGGTCACCGCGCGGGAGGCCGCCCTGGTGCAGGACACCCTCGGCGTGCGCGGCGAGGTGGCGGTGGAGCCGCTGACCAGCTACTGGCTGGGCCGCGTGCGGCGCACCACGGGCGGCGGCCGGTTCACCTGGGGCGCGATGGCGACGTCGGTGCTCCGCCGCTTCGGCGAGGACGACGGTCCGCTCCGCGCGCAGCTCCCCGCGCACGCCGAGGCCCTGGGCTTCGACTGGACGCTCGCCACCCGCGGGAACGGATACTCGCTGATGGGCAACTTCGTGCTCTCCAGCGTCGCGGGCGACTCGCTCGCCATCGCCCGGCTGCAGCGCTCCAGCGCCCGCTACTTCCAGCGCCCCGACCGCCGCGGCGGGGGCGGCGGCGTCTTCCCGGACGAGTACGACACCTCGGCGGAAGCGCTGCGCGGCTTCGGCGGGTACCTGCGGGCCAGCCGGGACCAGGGGGCGTGGCGCTGGGAGGCGATGGTCAACTACCGCAGCCCGGGCTTCGAGGTCAACGACCTCGCCTTCCTCACCCGCGCCGACTACGTGTGGATGGCCGCCAACCTCCAGCACCGGTGGACCCGGCCGGGCTCGTGGTACCGCGGCGCGACGTGGGTCGGCGGCGGCCAGCAGCAGTACAACTTCGACGGGGACCGCACCGACCTGCAGCTCCACTCCAACGCCAGCGCGCAGCTGCGGAACTACTGGACGGTCTCCCTCTACGGCCACTACCGCCCCTCCGTCATCGACGACCGGATGACGCGCGGCGGCGCGGCGGTGCGGCGGGCCTGGAGCTGGTACGTGTCGCCCGAGGTCTCCACCGACCCCCGCCGCGCGGTGGTGCTGGAGGTGAACCCCGTCCGGGCCCGCTGGGGGGACCGGAGCAGCTACTGGCGGATGACGGCGTCGCTGCGCTGGAAGCCGGCGGCGGGCGCGGAGCTCGCCTTCGCACCGTCCTTCTCCGCCATGAACGACATGGGGCAGTACGTCGAGCAGTTCCAGGACCCCTCGGCGAGCGCGTTCTACGGGCGGCGGGCCGTCTTCGCCGAGATGCGGCAGCGGACGCTCTCGCTGGGCACCCGGCTCAACTGGACGTTCACCCCGGAGCTCACCCTCGAGCTGTTCGCGCAGCCCTTCGTCTCGGCCGGGAGCTACACCGGCTTCCAGGAGTACGTCCGCCCGCGGAGCGGCGCGCGCGCCTACTTCGACACGCTGCAGGTCCGGGTGGCGGCCCGCGACTCCGGGGGCCGGCCGGCGCGCTACCGCCTCGACCCGGACCGGGACCCCGCGACGGCGGACTTCGACTTCGCCGATCCCGACTTCCGCGTGCGCAGCCTGCGCGGGAGCGCGGTGCTGCGCTGGGAGTACCGGCCCGGGAGCACGCTCTTCTTCGTGTGGCAGCAGGAGCGCAGCGGCACGGACGGCGTCGGCGACTTCGACGCGCGGCGCGACCTCGGCGAGATCTTCCGCCGCCACGCCGACAACGTGTTCGTCGTCAAGGCGACCTACTGGCTCGGGCGGTAG
- the bla gene encoding class A beta-lactamase, whose protein sequence is MLRHPLLHGCLLAAAALICSAPAAAQCPAATPSPDATEQLLRAVRARETEIGGRIGFHARHLESGASAGLHAGEPFFMSSVTKLPIAVRVLRQAGRGRIRLSDTVAIAAAEMSPGHSPLREAHPAGVSLTVEDLLRRAVSQSDNTASDALLRLAGGADSVTAELRRLGFPGVRVDRPYTRLGREVGGRIAAGEERDSMTPGTATALLAALHGGRLLAPRESALLLGWMTRTANPATRIVAGVPEGTVVAHKTGTWGQPGERGPAAVNDVGIVTLPGGAGHLAVAIFVRNAAAPDTAVERAIAAITREAYCHWAAAPTSAARR, encoded by the coding sequence ATGCTGCGACACCCCTTGCTCCACGGCTGCCTCCTGGCGGCTGCAGCGCTGATCTGCTCCGCGCCGGCGGCCGCGCAGTGCCCCGCCGCCACTCCGTCTCCGGACGCGACGGAGCAACTCCTCCGCGCCGTGCGCGCGCGGGAGACGGAGATCGGCGGTCGGATCGGCTTCCACGCGCGGCACCTGGAGAGCGGCGCGTCCGCGGGGCTCCACGCCGGGGAGCCGTTCTTCATGTCGAGCGTGACCAAGCTCCCGATCGCCGTCCGCGTGCTGCGCCAGGCCGGGCGCGGGCGCATCCGGCTCTCCGACACGGTCGCGATCGCCGCCGCGGAGATGAGCCCCGGGCACAGCCCGTTGCGCGAGGCCCACCCGGCCGGCGTCTCCCTCACCGTGGAAGACCTCCTCCGGCGCGCCGTCTCGCAGAGCGACAACACCGCCAGCGACGCGCTCCTGCGGCTGGCCGGCGGCGCCGACTCGGTCACGGCCGAGCTCCGCCGCCTCGGCTTCCCCGGCGTGCGCGTCGACCGGCCGTACACCCGCCTGGGCCGCGAGGTGGGCGGCCGCATCGCCGCCGGCGAGGAGCGCGACAGCATGACGCCCGGGACCGCCACGGCGCTGCTCGCCGCCCTGCACGGCGGGCGGCTCCTGGCGCCCCGGGAGAGCGCGCTCCTCCTCGGCTGGATGACCCGCACGGCGAACCCGGCCACCCGCATCGTCGCCGGGGTGCCGGAAGGGACCGTCGTGGCGCACAAGACCGGCACCTGGGGGCAGCCGGGCGAGCGCGGGCCGGCCGCCGTCAACGACGTCGGCATCGTCACGCTCCCCGGCGGCGCGGGGCACCTGGCCGTCGCGATCTTCGTCCGCAACGCCGCCGCCCCCGACACGGCCGTCGAGCGCGCCATCGCCGCGATCACCCGGGAGGCCTACTGCCACTGGGCCGCCGCGCCCACGTCCGCCGCACGCCGGTAG
- a CDS encoding BlaI/MecI/CopY family transcriptional regulator, with protein MQRPPPLPTEGELRLLRVLWERGPSTVREVQQALSGTGESGYTTVLKLLQIMHGKGLVIRDESSRTHVYAAAVPPETTQRQLVSDLIERAFGGSAHHLVMQALSPQVASREDLDRIRALLDELERREGGGTP; from the coding sequence ATGCAGCGTCCGCCACCGCTCCCCACCGAGGGAGAGCTCCGCCTGCTGCGCGTCCTGTGGGAGCGCGGCCCCAGCACCGTGCGCGAGGTGCAGCAAGCCCTGAGCGGGACGGGCGAGAGCGGGTACACGACGGTGCTGAAGCTCCTGCAGATCATGCACGGCAAGGGGCTGGTGATCCGCGACGAGAGCAGCCGCACCCACGTCTACGCCGCGGCGGTCCCGCCCGAGACCACCCAGCGGCAGCTCGTGAGCGACCTGATCGAGCGCGCGTTCGGGGGGTCGGCGCACCACCTGGTGATGCAGGCGCTCTCGCCGCAGGTGGCCAGCCGCGAGGACCTGGACCGCATCCGCGCGCTCCTCGACGAGCTGGAGCGCCGGGAGGGAGGAGGGACGCCGTGA
- a CDS encoding M56 family metallopeptidase, with protein MSAASAGVLHAVGWALVHSLWQCTALALALAAALRAMRRAPATHRYTLSCATLALMLATTAGTAVVLARSPSPAASRSAEAVPAPGSGEAAPAGARPGPAAPAAPELSPRWVPLRAGRIAPAGLRAAVEPLLPALVAAWLAGVALLSLRLAGGWRRARRLVREGTEAAPEPVRRLVARLARELGLSRPVEVLMSGAVHVPSVVGWLRPVILLPLSALTGIEPRHLELLILHELAHIRRYDYLVNLVQSAAETLLFHHPAVWWVGGRIRAEREHCCDDVAARLGSVRDYIAALARMEEVRRSRLPLVLAADGGSLLARALRLAEQRSPRAASPARLAGAGAALLATAALAFALLGGRRGPPSAPPPAPAVSAVPAPGRPPVERAAQAVPCPGAPPEPGSTRCPDLERAVAELLAGRGAPEGSVAVVEDVGTGAVLAYLASGPDGNTAALTEAAVPGSVWKLVVASLWWESGQGDAPVPCPAELAVGARTVRNSVRALPRVLSGPQEMLVHSCNTAAVEMALRLRDAVGAARVEAGLRRLGFGGDGGAGRDTAFWATRSEAFRARMSPELARAAVGAGEADLDWADFALGMRRVSVSPLHVARFVQAIGNGGTMLPPTLDAALAGRSPGHRALSPETAERLQHAMLDVVRRGTARGADSVLAGSPWRLGGKTGTVPGAHPKGDGWFAGLAFDAAGRARYAVVVRIPGGGPGGREPARVAAQIVRMLPGPAASS; from the coding sequence GTGAGCGCCGCTTCCGCGGGAGTGCTGCACGCCGTCGGGTGGGCGCTGGTCCACTCGCTCTGGCAGTGCACCGCGCTGGCCCTGGCCCTGGCGGCCGCGCTCCGCGCCATGCGCCGCGCGCCGGCCACCCACCGCTACACGTTGTCGTGCGCCACCCTGGCGCTGATGCTGGCGACGACGGCGGGGACGGCCGTCGTCCTCGCGCGCTCGCCTTCACCCGCCGCGAGCCGGTCGGCCGAGGCCGTGCCGGCGCCGGGCTCCGGGGAGGCCGCTCCCGCCGGGGCGCGGCCGGGGCCCGCCGCGCCCGCGGCCCCCGAGCTCAGCCCGCGCTGGGTGCCGCTCCGGGCGGGGCGCATCGCTCCGGCGGGGCTGCGCGCGGCGGTGGAGCCGCTCCTGCCGGCCCTGGTGGCCGCCTGGCTCGCGGGCGTCGCGCTCCTCTCGCTGCGGCTGGCGGGAGGCTGGCGGCGCGCCCGGCGCCTGGTGCGGGAGGGAACCGAGGCCGCCCCGGAGCCGGTGCGGCGCCTGGTGGCCCGGCTCGCCCGGGAGCTCGGCCTCTCCCGGCCCGTCGAGGTCCTGATGTCCGGCGCGGTGCACGTGCCCTCGGTGGTGGGGTGGCTGCGGCCGGTGATCCTCCTCCCGCTCTCCGCCCTCACCGGGATCGAGCCGCGCCACCTGGAGCTGCTGATCCTGCACGAGCTCGCCCACATCCGCCGCTACGACTACCTGGTGAACCTGGTGCAGTCCGCGGCCGAGACCCTGCTCTTCCACCACCCCGCGGTCTGGTGGGTGGGCGGGCGGATCCGGGCCGAGCGCGAGCACTGCTGCGACGACGTGGCGGCGCGCCTGGGGAGCGTGCGCGACTACATCGCGGCGCTGGCGCGGATGGAGGAGGTCCGGCGCTCGCGCCTGCCGCTGGTGCTGGCCGCCGACGGCGGGTCGCTGCTCGCGCGCGCCCTGCGCCTGGCGGAGCAGCGGTCCCCGCGCGCCGCGTCCCCGGCGCGCCTCGCTGGAGCGGGCGCGGCGCTGCTGGCCACGGCGGCGCTGGCGTTCGCGCTGCTGGGCGGCCGGCGGGGGCCGCCCTCCGCTCCGCCTCCGGCCCCGGCCGTCTCGGCGGTGCCGGCGCCCGGGCGGCCGCCGGTGGAGCGGGCGGCGCAGGCGGTCCCGTGCCCCGGCGCGCCGCCCGAGCCGGGATCCACGCGCTGCCCGGACCTGGAGCGCGCGGTCGCGGAGCTGCTGGCCGGCCGGGGCGCGCCGGAGGGGAGCGTGGCGGTGGTCGAGGACGTGGGCACCGGCGCCGTCCTGGCCTACCTGGCGTCCGGACCGGACGGAAACACCGCGGCGCTGACGGAGGCGGCCGTCCCCGGCTCGGTCTGGAAGCTGGTGGTCGCGTCGCTCTGGTGGGAGAGCGGCCAGGGCGATGCGCCGGTGCCCTGCCCCGCGGAGCTCGCCGTGGGCGCCCGGACGGTGCGCAACTCGGTCCGCGCCCTGCCGCGCGTGCTCTCCGGGCCGCAGGAGATGCTCGTCCACTCGTGCAACACCGCGGCGGTGGAGATGGCGCTCCGGCTGCGCGACGCGGTGGGCGCCGCGCGCGTGGAGGCGGGCTTGCGCCGGCTCGGCTTCGGCGGGGACGGCGGCGCGGGCCGCGACACGGCGTTCTGGGCCACGCGCTCGGAGGCGTTCCGGGCGCGCATGAGCCCCGAGCTCGCGCGGGCGGCGGTCGGGGCCGGCGAGGCGGACCTCGACTGGGCCGACTTCGCGCTGGGGATGCGCCGCGTGTCGGTGAGCCCGCTGCACGTGGCGCGCTTCGTCCAGGCGATCGGCAACGGCGGCACGATGCTCCCGCCCACGCTGGACGCCGCGCTGGCCGGGAGGTCTCCGGGGCACCGGGCACTCTCGCCGGAGACGGCGGAGCGGCTGCAGCACGCCATGCTCGACGTGGTCCGCCGCGGAACGGCGCGCGGCGCGGACAGCGTGCTGGCGGGATCTCCCTGGCGGCTGGGCGGGAAGACGGGCACCGTCCCCGGAGCGCACCCGAAGGGCGACGGCTGGTTCGCCGGGCTGGCGTTCGACGCGGCGGGGCGGGCGCGCTACGCGGTCGTGGTCCGGATCCCGGGCGGCGGGCCCGGCGGCCGCGAGCCGGCCCGGGTGGCCGCCCAGATCGTGCGGATGCTCCCGGGGCCGGCCGCGTCCTCCTGA
- a CDS encoding peptidylprolyl isomerase: MMQLIRSKAGKFMVVVIVGAFLAWMVFTFGMEVTGAGGGRPGELGSVNGQAITLEAYQAKVQQLQEQLRQQGQARLTAEQQKQLEDRAWDELVNDILVQQEMARRGIGVSDDEIRFAALNIPAPQIAQQEIFLTNGQFDINKYRQFLRSQASDQVLNDLEQYYRQVIPQSKLQQQIAAGAWVSDAELWRYWQDQNERVTAEYVALDLSNPRVAPGTVQVGEAEIRRRYEEKKDEFKRPESARFTVAYLPTAVTEADRQATLAKARQLRQQILAGADFAEVARRESRDPQSAPQGGDLGTVTRGQMVAAFDSAVWATPAGQVSEPVQTQYGWHLLQVTERTDSATAKVRHILLPEQKSDEELARLDARADSLETLAENGRIEQAARAVGATLRQGVTVSESLPYIPGVGPALEALQWASGASRDEEAGAHPVSQLFDGEQALYLVRLESYTPAGAMTLAQATPQIREQLILEKKRAAARQVGQQIVAEVRRGATLQQAAARRGLTVGTVGPFTRNEPNTVFGQASAATGAAFGTPVGRVSDVVETPAGLFIVRPTAHTPADRRAFEAEKEQLRSIVTMRVQQEQLARWMDSVRKRSKIKDNRDKVFGRAS; this comes from the coding sequence ATGATGCAGCTCATTCGCAGCAAGGCCGGCAAGTTCATGGTCGTCGTGATCGTCGGCGCCTTCCTCGCCTGGATGGTGTTCACGTTCGGGATGGAGGTCACCGGCGCCGGCGGCGGCCGCCCCGGCGAGCTGGGGAGCGTCAACGGCCAGGCCATCACCCTGGAGGCGTACCAGGCCAAGGTGCAGCAGCTCCAGGAGCAGCTCCGCCAGCAGGGCCAGGCGCGCCTCACCGCCGAGCAGCAGAAGCAGCTCGAGGACCGCGCCTGGGACGAGCTGGTCAACGACATCCTGGTCCAGCAGGAGATGGCCCGGCGCGGCATCGGCGTCAGCGACGACGAGATCCGCTTCGCCGCGCTCAACATCCCCGCGCCCCAGATCGCCCAGCAGGAGATCTTCCTGACCAACGGGCAGTTCGACATCAACAAGTACCGGCAGTTCCTGCGCAGCCAGGCCAGCGACCAGGTGCTCAACGACCTGGAGCAGTACTACCGGCAGGTGATCCCGCAGTCCAAGCTGCAGCAGCAGATCGCCGCCGGCGCCTGGGTCTCCGACGCGGAGCTGTGGCGCTACTGGCAGGACCAGAACGAGCGGGTCACCGCCGAGTACGTGGCGCTCGACCTCTCCAACCCCCGCGTCGCCCCCGGCACCGTGCAGGTGGGCGAGGCCGAGATCCGGCGCCGCTACGAGGAGAAGAAGGACGAGTTCAAGCGCCCCGAGTCGGCGCGCTTCACCGTGGCCTACCTCCCCACCGCCGTCACCGAGGCCGACCGCCAGGCCACGCTGGCGAAGGCGCGGCAGCTGCGCCAGCAGATCCTGGCCGGCGCCGACTTCGCCGAGGTGGCGCGCCGCGAGTCGCGCGACCCCCAGAGCGCCCCGCAGGGCGGCGACCTGGGCACCGTCACCCGCGGGCAGATGGTGGCCGCGTTCGACTCGGCGGTGTGGGCCACGCCGGCGGGGCAGGTCTCCGAGCCGGTGCAGACGCAGTACGGCTGGCACCTGCTGCAGGTCACCGAGCGCACCGACTCGGCCACCGCCAAGGTGCGCCACATCCTGCTCCCGGAGCAGAAGAGCGACGAGGAGCTGGCCCGCCTGGACGCGCGGGCCGACTCGCTGGAGACGCTGGCCGAGAACGGCCGCATCGAGCAGGCGGCGCGCGCGGTGGGCGCCACCCTGCGCCAGGGGGTGACGGTCTCCGAGAGCCTGCCGTACATCCCCGGCGTGGGCCCGGCGCTCGAGGCGCTGCAGTGGGCGTCCGGCGCCTCGCGCGACGAGGAGGCCGGCGCGCACCCGGTGAGCCAGCTCTTCGACGGCGAGCAGGCGCTGTACCTGGTGCGGCTGGAGAGCTACACCCCCGCGGGCGCCATGACGCTGGCCCAGGCCACCCCGCAGATCCGCGAGCAGCTCATCCTGGAGAAGAAGCGCGCGGCGGCGCGGCAGGTGGGGCAGCAGATCGTGGCCGAGGTGCGCCGCGGCGCCACGCTGCAGCAGGCGGCGGCCCGGCGCGGGCTCACGGTGGGCACGGTGGGTCCGTTCACGCGCAACGAGCCGAACACCGTGTTCGGCCAGGCGTCGGCGGCCACCGGCGCGGCGTTCGGCACCCCGGTGGGGCGGGTGAGCGACGTGGTGGAGACCCCGGCGGGGCTCTTCATCGTGCGCCCCACCGCGCACACCCCCGCCGACCGGCGGGCGTTCGAGGCCGAGAAGGAGCAGCTGCGCTCGATCGTCACCATGCGCGTGCAGCAGGAGCAGCTGGCCCGCTGGATGGACAGCGTGCGCAAGCGCTCCAAGATCAAGGACAACCGCGACAAGGTCTTCGGCCGCGCGAGCTGA